Proteins encoded in a region of the Zunongwangia endophytica genome:
- a CDS encoding DUF6095 family protein, producing MKHTDRKLLGKGIKNLAGSLPLTVLGPVILYSSFQNQDKPLFIPILILGVLAMFTAIFLIFRGIMIVMKAIFD from the coding sequence ATGAAACATACAGATAGAAAATTATTAGGAAAAGGGATTAAAAATTTAGCAGGTTCTCTTCCCCTAACTGTTCTAGGACCGGTAATTCTGTACAGCTCGTTTCAGAATCAAGATAAACCGCTGTTTATACCTATACTTATATTAGGAGTCCTAGCGATGTTTACAGCGATATTTCTAATATTCCGCGGAATAATGATTGTTATGAAAGCTATTTTTGATTAA